A genome region from Schlesneria paludicola DSM 18645 includes the following:
- a CDS encoding TolB family protein produces the protein MRSCIACVAWSFVCVVTSFQTASGNDHSAFNETSWITFLSHRSGDSLLYRMRPDGKECRPIFGGPIKDAPGIANGLTLYREPHWTWQSPDRQFLVSWAADTFRPRGASRSRSLFSLFLARTDGSGPSRILAPLCAEAAAWSPDSKRIAFACSSADVELGTSDAGRPKTTRIYIVAIDGTTDDMIFEQTGYWQPEDWSPDGQKLLLLDYQRTSANIYRSNLVELDLNSVKRSQETAAPMQQWQRSLVHRMKPLLGEAVPVALHGGRYSPDGRWIATISFPKEEKVTEWRALDFELGVIDRTNYSYQKVARYPTGLRGPICWSPDSQWILFSRPLAVDDSREKLNGTSATNPESELGIWMIRFDGTGERFLTSGWSPDWR, from the coding sequence ATGAGATCCTGCATTGCGTGTGTCGCGTGGTCTTTCGTCTGCGTCGTGACATCGTTCCAGACGGCTTCAGGAAACGATCATTCCGCATTCAATGAAACGTCATGGATCACGTTTTTGAGCCACAGAAGCGGGGACAGCCTGCTCTATCGCATGCGGCCCGATGGAAAGGAATGCCGGCCGATTTTCGGTGGGCCGATTAAGGATGCTCCCGGCATCGCCAATGGTCTGACGCTCTATCGCGAACCGCATTGGACCTGGCAAAGCCCGGATCGGCAGTTCCTGGTCAGTTGGGCAGCCGACACATTTCGTCCGCGCGGCGCGTCGCGAAGCCGATCACTCTTCAGCCTGTTTTTGGCTCGGACCGATGGCTCGGGTCCGTCACGCATCCTGGCCCCCCTTTGTGCGGAAGCGGCAGCCTGGTCGCCTGATTCCAAAAGAATTGCCTTCGCTTGTAGTTCGGCAGATGTCGAATTGGGGACAAGCGATGCAGGCCGCCCAAAAACGACACGCATCTACATTGTCGCCATCGACGGAACGACAGATGATATGATTTTTGAGCAAACAGGATACTGGCAGCCCGAGGACTGGTCTCCCGATGGCCAGAAACTGCTGCTGCTGGACTACCAGCGGACCAGTGCAAACATCTACCGATCGAATCTGGTGGAACTGGACCTCAACTCCGTCAAACGCAGCCAAGAGACGGCAGCGCCCATGCAGCAGTGGCAACGATCGCTCGTCCATCGAATGAAGCCGCTGCTTGGAGAAGCGGTTCCCGTCGCCTTGCATGGCGGGCGTTATTCACCCGACGGTCGTTGGATCGCGACGATCAGCTTTCCCAAGGAAGAAAAGGTCACGGAATGGCGGGCCCTCGATTTCGAGCTCGGGGTCATCGATCGCACGAACTACAGCTACCAGAAAGTGGCCCGATATCCGACAGGGCTGCGTGGCCCCATTTGCTGGTCACCTGACAGCCAATGGATTCTCTTTTCCCGACCCCTGGCGGTCGACGACAGTCGAGAAAAGTTGAATGGAACGTCAGCGACGAATCCCGAAAGCGAGCTAGGCATCTGGATGATTCGATTCGACGGCACGGGCGAGCGTTTTCTGACTTCGGGCTGGAGCCCCGATTGGCGCTGA
- a CDS encoding DUF1559 family PulG-like putative transporter, which translates to MRTLRPLPCDRIRAALAECRRVRTASRHGLTWFDVIVCLGIIAVLGSILLPATRNAKGTVKKLECLNNIRQVGIATMNYSSNWEGALPPLASKISFLKENLEQGSLAVGWPALLLPALDQTSKLKSIKKNAAHSAADANGRVTISSEDQTDITVFRCPADARFAQQRGTLSFVINFGFIPQQLFSGDPNGLHRLGAMSWNENDVFNEDEDLKISAATGVTWRPASAFTPSLDAIAGGDGLAQTIMLTENLQADTWHGTDTTGLGFGVPVATSRGRVVFGQGQLLESAANPLNAEFAGSELNEKRPREWLINAELKVAQGTRPRPSSAHAGGVNAILCDGSGRFLSEQIDSLVYIKLVTPNGMSYGEAKLDERSF; encoded by the coding sequence ATGCGAACGCTGCGTCCATTGCCCTGTGATCGAATCCGTGCCGCTTTAGCCGAATGCCGAAGAGTTCGAACGGCGTCGCGTCACGGCTTGACGTGGTTCGATGTGATTGTCTGTCTTGGAATTATTGCGGTCCTGGGCTCAATTCTCTTGCCGGCGACTCGCAATGCAAAGGGGACTGTAAAGAAGCTTGAGTGTCTGAACAACATTCGGCAAGTTGGGATCGCGACGATGAACTATTCGTCGAACTGGGAAGGAGCACTTCCGCCCCTGGCGAGTAAGATTTCATTTCTCAAAGAGAACCTCGAACAAGGTTCCCTTGCGGTCGGCTGGCCCGCCTTGTTGCTGCCGGCGTTAGACCAGACCTCGAAGTTAAAATCAATCAAGAAGAACGCCGCTCATTCGGCCGCAGACGCGAACGGACGTGTGACAATCAGTTCCGAAGATCAGACGGATATCACGGTATTTCGATGTCCCGCAGACGCCCGTTTCGCCCAACAGCGAGGGACACTGAGCTTTGTGATCAATTTTGGCTTTATTCCGCAGCAACTCTTCTCGGGTGATCCGAATGGATTGCATCGGCTAGGAGCGATGAGCTGGAACGAGAATGATGTTTTCAATGAGGACGAAGATCTGAAAATTTCCGCTGCGACAGGAGTGACTTGGCGACCTGCATCCGCGTTCACGCCTTCGTTGGATGCGATTGCGGGCGGAGATGGATTGGCACAGACAATCATGCTCACGGAGAATCTGCAAGCGGACACGTGGCACGGAACCGACACGACAGGCCTTGGTTTCGGAGTACCGGTCGCAACGTCCCGCGGACGCGTAGTTTTCGGTCAGGGACAGTTGCTGGAATCGGCCGCCAATCCCTTGAATGCAGAATTCGCCGGGAGCGAATTGAATGAAAAACGGCCGCGGGAGTGGCTGATCAACGCCGAACTGAAAGTCGCGCAGGGTACCAGGCCGCGACCGAGTTCGGCTCACGCGGGTGGCGTGAACGCCATCCTGTGTGATGGTTCTGGCAGATTTTTGTCGGAACAGATCGATTCTTTGGTTTACATCAAACTGGTCACGCCAAACGGAATGTCCTACGGCGAAGCGAAGCTCGACGAGCGATCATTTTAG
- a CDS encoding M50 family metallopeptidase → MPELIAYHEAGHALIAHLLGGKVKQVTIDPDNDDGPARQGDTQIRWRRPASEKEFAQNVVQVCLAGPVAEMIYSGDPYHPGVVPEWAADWREAWSASAILFPNERQRLKYLEQVSVELYRRMQKDALWAALAALADHLLAHETLEGEDVEEIVAEWID, encoded by the coding sequence ATGCCCGAACTGATTGCTTATCACGAAGCCGGCCATGCGTTGATCGCCCATTTGCTTGGGGGAAAGGTGAAGCAGGTCACGATCGATCCAGACAATGATGATGGGCCCGCGCGGCAGGGTGACACGCAGATTCGCTGGCGGCGACCGGCGAGTGAAAAAGAGTTCGCGCAGAATGTCGTCCAGGTGTGTCTGGCCGGGCCGGTCGCCGAAATGATTTACTCGGGCGATCCCTATCACCCCGGAGTCGTCCCCGAATGGGCGGCCGACTGGCGCGAGGCCTGGTCAGCGTCGGCGATCTTGTTTCCGAATGAACGGCAGCGATTGAAATACCTGGAACAGGTCTCGGTTGAGCTCTACCGGCGGATGCAAAAAGACGCGCTCTGGGCGGCCTTGGCCGCTCTGGCAGATCACCTGCTGGCGCACGAGACGCTGGAAGGCGAGGATGTCGAAGAGATCGTCGCGGAGTGGATCGACTAG
- a CDS encoding YnfA family protein, which yields MKTGGLFVVTAIAEILGCYLPYLWLQKGKSPWLLVPAALSLSLFSWLLTLHPAASGRIYAAYGGVYVTTAIVWLWAVDGIRPTSGDWIGAALCLAGMLTIVLSAK from the coding sequence GTGAAGACGGGCGGCCTTTTTGTGGTGACTGCGATTGCCGAGATCCTGGGATGCTACCTTCCCTATTTGTGGCTCCAGAAAGGGAAATCGCCATGGCTGCTCGTTCCCGCCGCGTTGAGTCTGTCACTCTTTTCCTGGCTTCTCACATTACACCCTGCGGCATCCGGGCGAATCTATGCGGCTTATGGCGGCGTCTATGTGACAACCGCCATTGTTTGGCTGTGGGCCGTTGATGGTATCAGGCCCACATCCGGTGATTGGATCGGAGCGGCACTCTGCCTTGCAGGAATGCTCACGATCGTCCTATCGGCGAAATGA
- a CDS encoding efflux RND transporter periplasmic adaptor subunit, protein MIASECSYPQCRDDLVIRGTDAGEYVVKLPRSGSYFRIGEVERFLLGELNGQQSADTICHNFQQQFGDPLSTTDLDVFISTIRPLGLMHVEPAPDVASINPPPNGVAKGAGETSTTETEQGNILFFRRTLFDPERMFQWLEPRIRFLWTQTFVALSTMAIVGAIWVTWQSKADLVSTLPKALQWQTIALFWVTMVVVTILHEFAHGLTCKHFGSEVREIGVLVAFLTPCFFCNVTDAWLIPKKWHRLWVTLAGAYCDLCIWALAVFLWRVTVQDTLVNRLAYVVLSICGGRILFNLNPLLRLDGYYLLSDWLEIPNLRQRSEIVWMQYVRWLLWGAERPRPQADGRSLVIYGFCNWLFTMAFLQVMLIGILRFMGARVGLIGLVITLLLVVLTLKRLFSGFFTSEFRTMIVSRPTRTALWGTGLAAVCSAICLVPARHIVKGDFEVRPGTRTEVHAPIAGFVKTIHHREGDRVEPEMLLLELDVPDLVSQITRKRAEVQEVQASLNRLRSGHRTEELDEQRRRISRAESWRDLAIEDLSNARTAYEQELVRLDHQVKQSETEVTYALHSVGRAAKLYRLGALADEQYRSEHKRYELSNSRLAQAKAAKIAREADGVRAAQAELARREKELEDCRSTLVIMEAGSRSEDIEAETARSDRLKEELAYLLEQQGQLKVSCPAAGIVSTPHLEERVNRLAERGSLICTIDDISKLNVEIQVAEEDVAGITPGQSIELKARALPFDTFVAEVDRIAPVAVGIPDKRQNQNMVTVYCHVANADAKLKAGMTGIARVHRGRRTLALNLINQALRYIRTEFWW, encoded by the coding sequence ATGATTGCCAGTGAATGTTCGTATCCACAGTGTCGCGATGACCTCGTCATTCGAGGGACGGACGCTGGCGAATATGTCGTTAAGTTGCCTCGTTCTGGTTCCTACTTTCGGATCGGGGAAGTTGAACGTTTCTTACTTGGCGAACTCAATGGTCAGCAGTCCGCGGACACAATATGTCACAACTTTCAACAACAGTTTGGAGACCCACTTAGCACCACCGATCTTGATGTGTTCATCAGCACCATCCGACCACTGGGACTGATGCATGTTGAGCCAGCGCCCGATGTCGCTTCCATTAACCCACCACCTAATGGAGTTGCAAAGGGCGCTGGCGAGACATCGACTACAGAGACCGAGCAGGGAAACATCCTGTTCTTCCGTCGAACGCTGTTTGATCCAGAGAGGATGTTTCAGTGGCTGGAACCGCGGATACGGTTTTTATGGACGCAAACGTTTGTTGCGCTTTCGACGATGGCGATCGTCGGAGCAATCTGGGTTACGTGGCAAAGCAAAGCAGATTTGGTTTCGACGCTACCGAAAGCGTTGCAATGGCAGACAATCGCCCTCTTCTGGGTGACGATGGTCGTCGTCACAATTCTACACGAGTTCGCTCACGGACTGACCTGCAAGCACTTTGGTAGTGAAGTTCGCGAGATCGGTGTCCTGGTCGCGTTCTTGACCCCGTGCTTTTTTTGCAACGTCACTGATGCCTGGCTGATTCCCAAAAAATGGCATCGGCTGTGGGTGACGTTGGCAGGCGCGTATTGCGATTTGTGTATCTGGGCACTCGCCGTCTTCCTTTGGCGGGTGACTGTTCAAGACACACTGGTGAATCGTCTTGCCTATGTCGTCCTCTCGATTTGTGGCGGGCGAATCCTGTTCAATCTCAATCCGCTATTGCGACTTGACGGGTATTACCTGCTGAGCGACTGGCTCGAGATTCCCAACCTTCGACAGCGATCCGAAATCGTCTGGATGCAGTACGTCCGTTGGCTTCTCTGGGGGGCGGAACGACCGCGTCCGCAGGCGGACGGCAGATCGCTTGTGATTTATGGATTTTGCAACTGGCTGTTCACGATGGCCTTCCTGCAGGTCATGTTGATTGGAATTCTTCGTTTCATGGGGGCGCGCGTTGGACTCATCGGGCTCGTGATCACGCTCTTGCTGGTCGTCCTGACGTTGAAGCGTCTTTTCAGTGGCTTCTTTACAAGTGAGTTTCGCACCATGATTGTCAGTCGACCGACACGAACGGCCTTATGGGGAACCGGCCTTGCCGCCGTTTGCAGCGCGATCTGTCTAGTCCCCGCTCGACACATCGTCAAAGGTGACTTTGAAGTTCGACCGGGAACTCGTACCGAAGTCCACGCGCCGATCGCGGGCTTTGTGAAAACCATTCATCATCGCGAGGGAGATCGAGTCGAGCCCGAAATGCTGCTGCTGGAACTCGACGTACCAGACCTTGTCAGCCAGATCACGCGAAAACGGGCTGAAGTCCAGGAAGTGCAAGCATCGCTCAACCGGCTCCGAAGCGGACACCGGACTGAAGAACTGGACGAGCAACGCCGCCGCATCTCTCGCGCAGAATCCTGGCGCGATCTCGCGATCGAAGATCTGTCGAATGCGAGAACGGCGTATGAACAGGAGCTGGTGCGGCTGGATCATCAGGTGAAACAGTCGGAAACCGAGGTGACTTACGCGCTCCATTCTGTTGGTCGTGCTGCCAAGCTGTATCGGCTCGGGGCGCTCGCCGACGAACAGTATCGGTCCGAGCACAAGCGGTACGAGCTTTCCAATTCGCGGCTGGCTCAAGCCAAGGCGGCAAAAATCGCGCGCGAAGCAGATGGCGTGCGCGCCGCTCAGGCAGAGCTCGCGCGACGTGAAAAAGAATTGGAAGACTGTCGGTCGACTCTGGTGATCATGGAAGCGGGAAGCCGATCAGAGGACATCGAGGCCGAAACGGCCCGGTCCGATCGCTTGAAGGAAGAGCTGGCGTACTTGCTGGAACAGCAGGGCCAATTGAAGGTCAGTTGTCCGGCGGCGGGAATCGTGTCGACACCTCATCTGGAAGAACGCGTGAACCGATTGGCCGAGCGCGGTTCATTAATCTGCACAATTGACGACATCTCAAAACTGAATGTCGAGATTCAGGTGGCGGAAGAAGATGTTGCGGGGATTACTCCTGGACAGTCGATCGAACTTAAAGCACGCGCCCTGCCCTTTGACACGTTTGTGGCCGAGGTTGACCGGATCGCACCCGTTGCCGTCGGAATTCCCGACAAACGCCAGAACCAGAACATGGTCACAGTCTATTGCCACGTGGCGAACGCAGACGCCAAGTTGAAGGCTGGGATGACCGGGATTGCCCGTGTCCATCGAGGGCGTCGTACACTGGCGCTGAATTTGATCAACCAAGCGTTACGTTATATTCGTACGGAATTCTGGTGGTGA
- a CDS encoding HAD family hydrolase, whose amino-acid sequence MRYHVLATDYDGTLATDGHVDEPTLKAMNQFLASGRHLVLVTGRELPELLSIFPKIDLFEWVVAENGGLLYRPSTKEERLLTEPPSEKLVALLKSRGVAPMSVGKSIIATWQPHESVVLESIRDLGLELQIIFNKGAVMILPAGVNKALGLAAALKEMGISEHNVIGIGDAENDQSFLRMCEFSVAVSNALPSVKDAVDLVTVADHGAGVEELISNVMRDDLASYADQVKDHGLALGKSGEREIRLPPYGPNVLICGPSGSGKSTVVRRIIEALMEQAYQFCLIDPEGDYEAVSGVNVLGGPKGLPRDEEVLHLLEDASANAIVCLTGMPISDRPPYFLGLIPQLMSLRNRIGHPHWLILDEAHHLMPAEWKPPAGLLPEQTHNMLFITVEPNLLAQSLLERIDTVIVVGQGANQTIESFAIAANLAPPKLKPIHLEPGELLVWRRDAPSRPTKLKGYPSKLESHRHHRKYAEGELPLEKSFYFQGADGSLNLRAQNLMIFLQLADGVDDATWEFHLHRGDYEQWFRECIKDEVLAASAKRVAELPGVSPRESRQMIRDAVELDYTLPATRPLPVPGAG is encoded by the coding sequence ATGCGATATCACGTGCTAGCAACAGATTACGACGGGACACTTGCGACAGATGGCCACGTGGATGAACCGACACTGAAAGCGATGAACCAATTCCTCGCGTCGGGTCGGCATCTGGTGCTTGTAACAGGTCGCGAATTGCCCGAACTGCTGTCGATCTTTCCAAAGATCGACTTGTTCGAATGGGTCGTCGCCGAGAACGGTGGTCTCCTGTACCGACCCTCAACCAAAGAAGAGCGGTTGCTGACCGAACCGCCATCGGAAAAGCTGGTCGCTCTTCTCAAGAGTCGTGGCGTCGCACCGATGTCCGTCGGCAAGTCCATCATCGCCACGTGGCAGCCCCACGAATCGGTCGTACTGGAATCGATTCGTGATTTGGGTCTTGAGCTGCAAATCATCTTCAATAAGGGGGCCGTCATGATTCTGCCTGCCGGTGTCAATAAGGCACTCGGGCTTGCAGCAGCGCTGAAAGAGATGGGCATTTCGGAACATAATGTCATTGGAATCGGAGATGCCGAGAACGATCAATCGTTTCTGCGGATGTGCGAGTTTTCGGTGGCGGTGTCCAATGCATTGCCATCCGTGAAGGATGCCGTCGATCTTGTGACCGTTGCGGATCATGGAGCAGGTGTCGAGGAACTGATTAGCAACGTCATGAGAGATGACCTGGCCTCGTATGCTGATCAGGTCAAAGATCACGGTCTGGCACTGGGGAAAAGCGGCGAAAGGGAAATTCGGCTGCCGCCGTATGGTCCGAACGTGCTGATTTGCGGTCCTTCAGGCAGCGGAAAATCGACGGTTGTGCGGCGCATCATTGAAGCGTTGATGGAGCAGGCTTATCAGTTTTGCCTGATCGATCCCGAAGGTGACTACGAAGCCGTGAGTGGCGTCAATGTCTTGGGGGGACCCAAGGGGTTACCTCGCGACGAAGAAGTGCTGCACTTGCTCGAGGATGCATCTGCCAATGCGATCGTCTGCCTGACGGGGATGCCGATTTCAGACCGTCCACCCTATTTCCTGGGGCTGATCCCTCAGTTGATGTCGCTGCGGAATCGGATTGGGCATCCGCATTGGCTCATTCTCGATGAAGCCCATCATCTGATGCCTGCGGAGTGGAAGCCGCCGGCGGGGCTGTTGCCCGAACAGACACACAACATGCTGTTTATCACTGTCGAGCCGAATTTGCTGGCTCAATCGTTGCTCGAACGTATCGACACGGTGATTGTCGTCGGTCAGGGCGCGAATCAAACGATCGAAAGCTTCGCCATTGCGGCGAATCTCGCGCCGCCGAAGTTGAAGCCAATCCACCTTGAACCGGGCGAGTTGCTGGTATGGCGACGTGACGCGCCATCGCGTCCTACGAAGCTGAAGGGATATCCCAGCAAGCTCGAATCGCATCGACACCACCGCAAGTATGCCGAGGGAGAACTGCCTCTCGAAAAGAGTTTTTATTTTCAAGGGGCGGACGGAAGTCTGAATCTGCGGGCGCAGAACCTGATGATTTTTCTGCAACTGGCGGATGGCGTTGATGATGCCACTTGGGAATTTCATCTTCACCGGGGTGACTATGAACAATGGTTTCGCGAGTGCATCAAAGACGAGGTGCTGGCTGCGAGTGCAAAACGAGTTGCTGAACTGCCAGGGGTGTCCCCGCGCGAGAGTCGACAGATGATTCGCGACGCCGTGGAATTGGATTACACGCTGCCAGCCACTCGTCCCTTGCCGGTTCCCGGAGCGGGCTGA
- a CDS encoding DUF1559 domain-containing protein → MTIVLTISVWTNIVETLNESRQVEVLATARRTDLRAMPEIAPMAQMRDFQIATTISPPRVSRRAAFTLIELLVVIAIIAVLIALLLPAVQQAREAARRTQCKNNLKLFGLALHNYLDAYSVFPPACVLPLNQVSDSYSAHARILPYVDLATLQSLIDFSTTYKNQPLVTQARISMFLCPSDINDRANVSGSLTYYPSNYAVSFGTWFAWNPNTGDTGDGAFGVNSRLNPAHFTDGLSNTIGVAEVKTYQALLHDGGNPNVPNAPVPATPTDATSLGGTYDANLAHAQWINGMLVQTGMTTTFPPNTKAAYVNSGTTVDVDYMSTRLGNSATNLSYGAVTARSFHTGMAHLLLMDGSVRAGSSSTDLQVWRSLGTRSKGEVTGEF, encoded by the coding sequence ATGACAATTGTCTTGACGATATCTGTTTGGACAAATATAGTCGAAACGTTAAATGAAAGCAGGCAGGTCGAAGTGCTCGCGACGGCCAGGCGAACCGACCTGCGGGCGATGCCCGAAATCGCCCCGATGGCACAAATGAGGGATTTCCAAATCGCAACAACCATTTCCCCACCACGAGTCAGCCGCCGCGCGGCCTTTACACTGATCGAGCTTCTGGTGGTGATCGCAATCATCGCCGTTTTGATCGCCCTGCTCTTGCCCGCCGTACAACAGGCGCGCGAGGCGGCGCGACGCACTCAGTGCAAGAACAATCTCAAGCTGTTCGGTCTGGCGCTTCATAATTATTTGGACGCCTACAGCGTGTTTCCCCCGGCTTGTGTCCTGCCTTTGAATCAAGTCTCCGACAGTTATTCGGCCCACGCTCGCATATTGCCGTATGTCGATCTTGCGACGCTGCAATCGTTGATTGACTTTTCGACGACCTACAAGAATCAGCCGTTGGTGACACAAGCTCGGATTTCGATGTTTCTGTGTCCCAGCGACATCAATGATCGGGCGAATGTCTCCGGAAGCCTGACCTACTATCCAAGCAACTACGCCGTCAGTTTCGGAACCTGGTTTGCCTGGAATCCGAATACGGGTGACACGGGGGATGGAGCCTTCGGTGTCAATTCTCGACTCAATCCCGCGCACTTCACCGACGGACTGTCCAATACGATCGGAGTCGCGGAGGTCAAGACATACCAAGCCCTGCTGCACGACGGTGGAAATCCCAATGTGCCTAACGCCCCGGTGCCAGCGACACCTACAGACGCGACTTCGTTGGGCGGTACCTATGATGCGAATCTGGCGCATGCCCAGTGGATCAATGGGATGTTGGTTCAAACTGGGATGACCACCACCTTCCCGCCGAATACGAAAGCGGCGTATGTCAACAGCGGGACGACGGTGGACGTCGACTACATGAGTACGCGGTTGGGAAACAGCGCGACGAATCTGAGCTACGGGGCCGTCACGGCACGAAGCTTTCATACCGGCATGGCTCACCTGTTACTGATGGACGGTTCAGTGCGAGCGGGAAGCAGCAGCACAGACCTTCAGGTGTGGCGATCCCTGGGAACAAGATCCAAGGGGGAAGTGACCGGCGAGTTCTGA
- a CDS encoding TolC family protein, translating into MLCNRSTRRSQHLARNKLDRPQFKSSVVDQTRALFAISACVTVLFVSWLHVTEAFGQDRSIPIRNLPTGQRTTSGEQSGVVNGINNAVSAESFDPAAPVEDLDSPVMRAIEAEAGIRPLTPSLMFRDAPRDLTLRNAIEISMMKSDVALTLDAGGVQISGATVYDPAIMQANSNFAATVFDPRITTGYLGSRINEPSGTFFGPGIPQYVRRDEGNFTGSLTKTWATGASTTVGYLPPLGYLFLPNGAVNQYNPIYTSDLVVQAQQPLLRGAGFAVNLAPIRIAQLRAEQSCWDFKQAMLAHVRSIETAYWDLQASLVALEAMEFVLPLMSEIVRVEGHRAEHGLSIGADVARASMQFDLLQQQRFQARNDVVGKELRLRNLIRLGLSDGTRLVPTDAPQRELAVTDHASAVATAIDNRPDLVRQRLGVRIRELEYSVARNGIRPQLDLQALYRSNGVGQGLDTALQQMVGFQYSDVTLGVTFSIPIGNRAAKSALNAAELQLMRDRIVMQQAIQNVGFALADLLRDTETILAQYDLSARRVRNSEEWIRTARVRYSNPPPAEDANPNWLLLAMYDYQNALRMHVDATTDASQLLARYNVQLARIDEAQGTLLQNRGIELDHDPCQMVRLQAHTLFGIGTSTESLAARPLPASSSRVAPTQSSESASRSMGPVNESRAVPMTPAQPGTSNLVPYPTSRYPTSASQAESAITLSGHTAFREDREQRKSTRPTNASSLRAAQTIDANLR; encoded by the coding sequence ATGCTCTGCAATCGATCCACTCGACGGTCGCAGCACTTGGCTCGGAACAAGCTGGATCGCCCTCAATTCAAATCGTCAGTCGTCGATCAGACACGCGCACTGTTCGCCATTTCGGCCTGCGTGACCGTCCTCTTCGTTTCGTGGTTGCATGTCACCGAGGCCTTCGGCCAGGACCGTTCGATTCCCATCAGAAATCTGCCGACGGGACAACGAACGACGTCAGGTGAGCAATCTGGTGTTGTGAATGGCATTAATAACGCCGTATCTGCCGAGTCGTTTGATCCCGCCGCGCCTGTAGAGGATCTGGATTCGCCAGTGATGCGAGCGATTGAAGCCGAAGCCGGAATTCGGCCGCTGACTCCGTCGCTGATGTTCCGCGACGCACCGCGCGACTTAACGCTCAGAAATGCGATCGAGATCTCGATGATGAAGTCCGATGTCGCATTGACGCTTGATGCCGGGGGAGTCCAGATTTCTGGCGCAACAGTTTATGACCCCGCCATTATGCAGGCGAATTCCAACTTCGCGGCGACAGTTTTTGATCCACGGATCACCACCGGATACCTGGGCAGTCGCATCAACGAACCATCCGGAACGTTTTTCGGTCCAGGTATCCCCCAATATGTCCGTCGTGATGAGGGCAACTTCACGGGATCTCTGACAAAGACCTGGGCCACCGGTGCGTCGACGACGGTGGGGTATCTACCTCCACTGGGCTACCTGTTCCTACCGAATGGAGCGGTCAATCAATACAACCCGATCTACACCTCGGACCTTGTCGTTCAGGCACAGCAGCCGTTGCTACGCGGTGCTGGCTTTGCGGTGAACCTCGCCCCGATTCGCATCGCACAATTGCGAGCGGAACAATCTTGCTGGGATTTTAAACAGGCGATGCTCGCGCATGTCCGTAGCATCGAGACGGCCTACTGGGACCTGCAGGCGTCGCTCGTCGCACTCGAAGCCATGGAGTTCGTCTTGCCGTTGATGAGCGAAATCGTGCGAGTGGAGGGGCATCGCGCCGAACATGGACTTTCGATCGGAGCGGATGTCGCACGAGCCAGCATGCAATTTGATCTGCTGCAACAGCAGCGATTTCAGGCTCGCAACGATGTGGTGGGCAAGGAACTGAGACTTCGTAACTTGATCCGTTTGGGGCTTTCCGACGGAACTCGCCTTGTTCCAACCGACGCCCCACAACGTGAACTCGCGGTCACCGACCACGCGTCGGCGGTTGCCACCGCCATTGACAACCGTCCGGACTTGGTCCGGCAACGCCTTGGCGTTCGCATTCGCGAACTGGAATATTCCGTTGCTCGAAACGGAATTCGCCCTCAGCTCGACCTGCAGGCGCTGTATCGCAGCAATGGAGTCGGACAGGGGCTGGATACCGCGCTGCAGCAGATGGTGGGATTCCAGTACAGCGATGTGACTTTGGGCGTCACGTTCTCAATCCCTATCGGCAACCGAGCCGCCAAGTCGGCCCTGAATGCCGCGGAACTTCAATTGATGCGGGATCGAATCGTCATGCAGCAGGCGATCCAGAATGTGGGATTTGCCCTGGCCGATCTGCTCCGCGATACAGAAACCATTCTCGCACAGTATGACCTTTCTGCCCGCCGGGTGAGAAACAGCGAAGAATGGATTCGTACGGCGCGAGTCCGCTATTCGAATCCGCCGCCTGCGGAAGATGCCAACCCGAATTGGCTGCTACTGGCGATGTATGACTATCAAAACGCCTTGCGAATGCATGTTGACGCGACGACCGATGCCAGCCAGCTTCTCGCGCGCTACAACGTGCAACTGGCGCGAATTGACGAAGCCCAGGGGACGCTGCTTCAGAACCGCGGAATCGAACTCGATCACGATCCCTGCCAAATGGTTCGGCTGCAAGCGCACACCTTGTTCGGAATTGGAACCAGCACAGAATCCCTGGCCGCTCGCCCATTGCCCGCATCCTCATCACGGGTCGCCCCCACGCAATCGAGCGAGAGCGCATCGCGTTCAATGGGACCTGTCAACGAATCGCGCGCTGTTCCGATGACTCCCGCGCAGCCGGGGACATCGAATCTGGTCCCCTATCCGACATCTCGATACCCGACATCGGCGTCGCAAGCAGAGTCGGCCATCACGCTTTCGGGGCACACGGCATTTCGCGAAGATCGCGAACAACGGAAATCGACTCGACCAACAAACGCGTCGTCTCTCAGAGCGGCACAAACAATCGACGCCAATCTAAGATGA